Genomic DNA from Plutella xylostella chromosome 13, ilPluXylo3.1, whole genome shotgun sequence:
acctacactgtTAGGTGTACATTTGAATGAGAGCGACAATACGTATCGGTCAGTGACATTTCGTTCAGGACGATGCGGCTGGACACGTctggcggcgggcggcggcggcgggtgcGGCGCCTGCGCAGGACGAAGCGCGGCATCGGTGCCAGCCGCTACCTCGGCAGCGTCATACTTGTGAGTCTCTACGAgtttacttttaatttgtttttctgGTGCTCTTTACCCGTGagtctatgtacctataatcgTTGCTTCGTCCACAGAATCCGTATTCCCGGACAGGCGTGAGGAAGAAGCGCCGTGGCACGGTGTacaggcggcggcgcgcgagcCGCGTGTCTCGCTACTACGCGTTGGCGGCGCGGGCTCCGTCCAAGCGGCGCCGCAGCGGGGGCCGCGCGCGCTCGCGCCGCCGGTCCGCCTCGCGCTCGGGCCCTGCGCGCCGCGTGCTGTCGCTGGCCGTGCGCAAGCGCCGCGCCCGCTcaacgcgccgccgccgcgcgccctccgcgccccgcgccgcctccCGCCGCAACCGCACCCCCTCACGACCCAATGTAACCGAAGCTGGCGAGAAGATCATATACCCTAGATcgtataacaataattaataactctGTGCATAGTtagcaaattaaaatatacgtgaattcaatataaattatatttgaaaCCGTGGTGGTTTTTGTCTGCAGGAAGGAACCTTGAAACTGCTAATCCAATGTGCTCATCGCTAATTTCCACAAAAACACATGGtcaaaatacaagtaaaataaaattattaagtactttgaGAAAGTTTAAAACTGCCGCACTTTCTTCAAACCTtagaatattaatttaaaacttctaCAACCTTTCAAAATGACAATGCGTTTGACACATTGTTCACAGATTACTAAATTATCTGTTGCCAACACTAGTACTATCCTACcaaatttaaatgattttactagtaaaataatttagcCTGATTAGTACACTTTTTCATGaagtttcataaaatattaaaagttttgtttCGCAATTTTTTCTAATTTTCTTTTTGATTTGTTGGTTGTTTGCTCATCTTCaatgtcaattttaaaccaaaGATTCTGCGGTCCGCTTCAATAAAATGTGTACATAATAAACAAACAGCGTTATCGCTAAGTTTCCGTTGTTGGGTGGTGGTGCGTATCTTGCTGCGGACAGCGAGTGTTTACTGTGATGTTGTGGTGACCCCCGAGTGTTCGTGTGAGGCGGCGCGATGTCGGAGTACGAGCTGCAGTTCCAGGCGGACCTGGAGAAGGCGCAGGCGCTGAGCCTCGAGAGCCTGGCGCTGGACCAGTTCCGCCGGCAGAAGCAGCTCGCCAGCGGCGCCGGTTTGTACCacccaccaccaccacctcaTTCATGCTTCAACCACACTGAGCCTCATGCTTCAACCACACTGAGCCTGTTACAAGTGTTTGTTTTGAAGTTTACAGGGCAATACCCTGCAACTGCATTTAGACTGGGCATGGGTAATGTAATCCATAGAAACACATTTGATTACACTGTATATATGTGTGCGAAGTTTGGTTTTAACCACAAATTATGTAAGAAGATTtatcaaaattaatattttcatccTTATCCCTATATTAAAGATAGGTTTACTATCTTACTCCTTGCGGAGTGAGCATGTGTGTGCGATTGTGCATGTATTACTGAAATGAGTTCAAGTAGTATGAATGGCCCTTTATTGTCTGAAAAGTTAATAAATGTTGAAACAGCAGTCATTAACACTTCAATAAAGATGATGCAGACTTGCTACAATTGATGCCCTAAATTTGGTTTTTGTACGAGTCAATTTACACAAACAATAAATGAAAACAATCATTCAGTTATCATGTGAGCACAACTGTTTAGAACAAAGAATACTGAGCTTCAACACCTGAATGATAAAGGCATCATTtcgtgtaaaaaatatttccaggCGATCTCCATAAAAGCTCAtcttgatttaatttaaatcggaataatacatattttgttagtaataatgtattctgtaaattttaaatgaaacatCTAGATCATAGAAACcaataccctgtataaaaTGCCATTATAATGTAGTTTAGTTACTCGCTGGTCAGTGGATGGGAACAGCTGTAGCTGATAACAAGCCAGTAGGAAGTTCCTCCGACAGCCCATTATGTGCTCTATCTATGAATGTTTTCCTATCATGAATGCTGTACATTTTGTTTGTAGAAGACAATAGTGCTCACATACagctaaaattatattgaagCAATTTAGTACTATGCATGTTTGTTATGTGTCTGTTATAATTGGATATATgactatattttttgtgagaAAAGAATTgctatattaatttatatggGTATGCAAGCTATGTTTGGATAAAAAGTGGGCACTTTTCACTCAGAGAACTCACTAAAAGGACACTCCCTTTTAGTGAGTTCTTTAACTAACTGAATGCTGGAAGTTTTATACTTATGCAATAATGAATGGTGTAACATAACATTAGAACTTCTAATACTCTAAATTTCTAAAATGGATCGTGCTCTAtacttattgaaatccattctaTATCTCTTTAGATTTTTCTAGAACCAAATAAGTTACTTAGAACCCAATCATTTATGCCTTATGGCACTAATTAGAAGAAAAACCTTTTACTTCCTGCAGTGAGATGAAACTGTTATCAGTCTTATCTTATCTACTGGACGTATCTGTTGCTGCTCATTATTGTACAATGTATAGTGTGGATGGATGTACTGAGGCCTTATGCcattaaattatgaacttCGTTAATGTAGTTACATTACTTAATTACTTTAAGAAATAACTCTTAATTAAAGTAATTGCTGCATTAAaatgataaaagttatctattTTAAGAAATTTGATATAGtgtgatatacctactttacttaTATGTTTAATCATTATTAGTTTAACTTTTTTGTGAAAGCAAAAGATTCTCTAGATGGattagagagagagagagagagatacaATTTCCAACCATGACCTTCCAATATCATAATGCACCTACCCAAAAATACCATTATGcaccttataataaaatacatataataattgtaGTTTACACcttgtttatttacactcaACTGTATTAAATTTCTGCgaataaacaacaacaatttatttatttatttatttatttatttatttatttatttatttatttatttatttatctttacatAGACACAATAGATAACTAATATCTTGCATGATAACGGCAGGCGTGTCGGCCGAGCGTCGAGACAGCAGCGCCAGTCGcgagccgccgcccgcgctgccgccgccgccgcgcaagCCGCCGCGTCTGCACCACAGCACCAGTGAAGGCAACAGGTGCGATGGTCAACCTTTATAGTTTATCAAACTTATATAAATCCTATGTTGGAGAAGCTAAAAAGTGAATGTGTGTGTAACATAGGAGTATGTGTCTGACCTCACACAGACTGCCCGAAATACCAGTTTACTTCCATGGAAGGCTGCAACTGTCTGTATCAAGCTGCAAGTCCTAGGAGCCGATTCTCCCAAAACCCAATACAATTTCCACTGCTTCTGATTTGCCGGCCCCGGGAGCTTTTTTTCATGGTTTTTTTACCTTACCCTTTACCAATTTTGACAATTATCTAACACATACTTCTGCTATGTTGTCAGATCGTCCGGCACTAGTCCGGTGAAGGACGTGGACGCGGACCTGATCTCCTTCAGCAGCCCCACCAGCAAGGCGCCCCGCGACCTGCACGCCAACTTCATTGAGCAGATCAACAAGTGAGAACAAACGTTTAGAAAATTACATACCATTGATTTAAAGATGAAAATCTAATTTTGCAATAACAGCGACATGGTTTGACAAAGATAGCGTCAGTACCCGACGACGCCGACTATAGAGACCTGTGGAGCGAGCATAGGTTACCGTTTTGCTCAGCAGTGGTATATTTAAGAGGCTATGTGAATTAAAACATGCTACAGTTTGTTCTGAGAACTCCAAAAGTGAATAAAATAGTAATCGGACCACAGATAAGATACGAAATCAATTCGACGATAACCCTGATAGAGTCAAGCCGAGCTTAACAGCTGATTGACCGAAACACGTATAAACTAAGCAATTTTAAAATTCCAGATTGAGTCTGCAAGACGATGCTGCTAGCTCCCCAGGCGACCAATCACCGATGAACAACCAGTACTTCCCGCGCGGGGGGGCGCCGTACCCCCCCTACCAATACGCGTTCCCCCCTCCTTACCCCCCAGCGTACGCTGCCAGCACGCCTTACCCCACTCCTTACCCCATGCCGAGTCCTGTCCCATACCAGTACTATCCGCCGCCGAACGCGATGCCTCCCGACCAGGCAGGGTTTGCGGCGTCCCCTGTGTACCCCCCTCCGTATACTCTGACGCGGCTGGCGTCGCCGGCCCCCTACCAGGGGTAtccgccgccggcgccgcaATACCAGTACAATACTACTAATATGATATCACGACCCATTCGTCCCTCGTTGTACCCACAACTGCCGCAAGCGCATACGTACCCGGTTACGCCCGGGCAAAGTCTGGGCACACCCGGGCTGAGTCAGGTCTCATCCGGGCCGGGTCAGCTGACACCCGGGCCGGTGCAAGCGCCCCCTGCAGCTCCCGCTGCTATTAACAACGTGGCCCCGCCGGTTAAACCGGAAGCGGCGAGGGACTCCGTCGAAAGCAACAGCTCGAGAAAGTCTTCTGAAGTCAGTATCGCTGtaagttgaaatattttgttttatccgAGAGAAGAATGGTAATTACAGTCGAATCCGGTCACGGTAGAGTTTGCATTAAGTATATGTAGAGAAGTGCCAATGACAGGTATCGAATCTGTAACGACCATCTTACCTAGAATCGCAGAAAGTTTTTCAAATATACTATTGAGATACAATAACCCTTGCTAGTTAACTTAACATTACACCGACAAGAGCCAGATCTCAATCCAGCTACCCCTGAGCtactaaaaaatacttactccgctggctcagcgacccgaagtggatcttggcctcagACACAAGAAGTCGCCACTGGTCTATCCTGCGCAGTCGCTCCCCAAACGCCTGCCTGTAATTGGCGCAGACTTTATCGCTCCAACTGGTCTACAACCGCTTGGTACTCCAAGATTGGCCCTCTATACAACAATAtatcacaataataaatactataaatcCGTGTTTAACTTTCAGTCCAACGAGTCAGCGGACGCACTAGGCAGCCTGCCTATCCTCCGCTCGCACAACCTCATCGACTTCGgtcgcgggggcggcgcggggggcgcggggggcgcggggagTGTGCGGGTGTCTGTGCTGGAGGCCTTCGACCCGCTGCTCACTGAGCAGGATAGTAGCGGTGAGTGTCGGAGTAGGGGCACTTTGGGTCTACTACGGGATTTAATGGAGAAATTTTCGTCATTGTTTCGGGTAGCAGTTTGGATGTGATAGCAGGGACACTGccttagggtgcttacatagagactGGGTTCCCTATATCTccccgtaccggtaacctgctgTTTATCTTTCTGCTAGAGCATTTACCGGTTTTAAACCTCTCAGTGAGCGCTTTcaagttaccggtacgggtagatacagggaacccgattctttaTGTAAGCTCACTTAGTTTGAATACGGAACCTGTTCGTGGCCTACTGTGGTAGTTTTCTCTCAATAGGCCACATATTCTACGTATTATCCATTCAAGAAATAgcaaatgaaattaaaatctaaagattatacacaaaataatttaaacctGACAACCCCTACTTTCAAACCACACCCCACACACTAACGCCCCAAAACCCTAATTCCAGCTACCCAAAGCATCTACATGGCCCCGAGCGAGTGTTCAAGCGTGTATGAAGAGTACGACCCACTTGACTTCCTGTACGGTGAGACGGAGATACGCGAGGCGCCGGTGTACGCGGCCGTGGGGCAGAGGGAGACGGCGATACTGCGATCGCCGCCGCCCAAGACCCAGCCCAGGGCCGCCACTGTGAGTGTCTATAGCTTGTTTAACTACCAGTTTCAatactctatctaccgatagCTGAccgttactttcatacgattttgtcAAAATGCAACTTTATATGTGTCgtaatcgtatgaaagtaactatcagttatcgatagatagagtattgaaactggcaattatacatgtcgcaggcatctggtttaatctcctgtttgattgaaccactagcccgttcatttgatggcgctattcagttgtatgactaaaggacaacgcgtcaagtcgttgattgtaacgttcgacgtcttgactgaacgtcattcaatgaagtcgttgaatgggatatagtatagcaactttgtaatgtctggttagggtgaacatgaccagacaagagtcaacaaaaagactttGTTACAAAGcttttatctcacaaattaactaaacaataacaataaacgtacttTCATAttattgttcataattatccagcttcgccacatttttttctttgaaactatccgcccacggcgtaataataggtaaatccgtgttgtcacactattttaacacaaattacgcactttaaagttaatttatttgcaaaaaactatcaatataggtgctttttgtgtcagctgttagctgttcgacgccatatttgttttattcaccacctgactgattttaagtcagctaactagttggacgttttgtgacgcttgtacaatcaacgttcggcctagtcatacaactgaatagcgccatccaatgaacgggctagtggttcaatcaaataggagattaaaccagatgcctgcgacatacatatgacgtttgattgacCGATGCTTATGCCAGGTAAATGAACCTAATTTTCCCGTGAAAAcgaaaacattacaaataaactgTGGGGATTTTACAGCTGTCATAAGGCTCatgttatattttacaatGTACAGGGAgtttattatagttattgttGAATAATAGttgatgtttttattttccagAATAAGCTGTACGACTGTATAGTGAAGGTGACAGAAAAGACGTATGACAGTGAACATAAGGCGTTTTTGAAAATGGTGCTCGACGTCAGAAGTAAGTTCATTGTGTGTTTTggtaaatcaataaatataaaaaatctgtCTTCGAGCAGATGCAAGAAACATAACAGAACAGAGTACCTAAGGTCAATTTAATGGGTTCTACTAGATTGCTTTTTACTCTCGTTTTATGAGATGGAAGGGTGCCATGTCACTATACAAATATAGTGACATGGCATCCTTCCATCTCATAACCTTATTTCAAACATACTCTATTTTGGCATCTTAGGCCGTATACAGGCGCTGACCGGTGTCAACATTTTGTCTGTATGCGGCCCAAATTAATCAACAATTAACCTTGCTCCTTAGTGTTGTACCGAAGAATTATTTTGATCTACTCGGACACAGTATTACAATCCATTTACTTCACCACCTTATTTTTACTAACAATTAATCATTACTCCCACCCACAGAAGAGTTCCCCTACTCCGACACTGCGACCAATCCGGGCTACGTGGTCGCCGGGCGGTCGGACTCGCGCTACCCCGCCAACACCAGCATCAAGCTGCAAGTGCACCCTGAAGGAACCCAGGAGCCCATCGCATTCACTTCCGACGGTATGGTTCGCCTTTTTGTCACAAAACTATCTATATCGCTATCGTCTATGGAGCTAAAACGATTTTATTGGTGCTATAATGATCGATTTTATGCTAAATAACTTTCACCTTTGTACACGAATCTCACATGAAGCGACGCCATTTTACGCTCTTATCTCTGCTTTCATCTAGAGCAGAAAATTACACTAAATGCCATAAGCTGCTAGTTGTTCTTCTAATTGACCTTCTTAGGCATCCAGGCCATACGgataacattaaagtacaaaaaaaatattacaataacaCCCGTGGTTCACTCATGCAGCATGATATCAAATTTACTTGTTTTTGTTCCGAAAAGTATAAGAAAGCAGCATGTAAAAAttcgttaaaattaaataatactaaaaataatcattgttTTCAGTGGAATCGACGGTGGACCACGTCATTCTGACGGTGGTTTGCTCCCTGGACGAAGAGGTCACGGACATGTCTAATTTCATGCTGAGAGTAAGTTTTAACTGTGATTACATTTTTGTTCTTATTGTTTGTCAGAAGAATGACAGCTCACGACATTCAAATGGAACCTTCCATTTATGAATATGTAAcgattgttatttatataattcttACATTGGCCTAAAGATGAATTCTACTAAAGTAAaggtaaataattttgttaaaaaccTACCTTGGTTTGCCCATATTTTAACcgtaacttatttttttttaagaaatactcCCTTTGTGTTCGTAATCGAaacgttaaaaaaatatttcaatctAGTTCTCACCCCTTACCCCCTCACAGGTATGGGGAGCCAACGAGTACCTCCAACCAGGGTCATCCCTAAGCGAATACGACTACGTGCGAGAATGCGTCCGCCTAGAGAAGGACGTGCGACTCTGTCTGCACTCTTCTATCGACAGGGAACTGGCCAGGACAGAGCGGGACGACGCTATGGCGCAGCATATTACACTTGATGATCTGATGCCTAATGTGGGGACGCCTGTGCTGACGTTCGATAACTTGTCTATATTGTTGGGTGAGTGTTGGGTTGGTATTTTAAGGTATTAGGTCATCTCTTATGGTGTAATTAACTAAGGCCGTATACAGAAATAAAGCTGGCAACTAATTAGGTTTCCGTATCTACTATAATACTTACGGCCCTGTCTGCTCTATCTTCCAGAGACATTTAAAGCCTAGTGCATTGAACCACCAtattacctaagtaataaactaattacaCACTATTACTTACGGAATCGCATGCTCTCCCTTCTTACAGTATTATGTTTATCTTCTTCtgcaataataatttgttgtGTATGTTGTGGAACCAATgaaatagaatagatattctttattataaaaaaatacaaaaaacttaatctaacacatatatgtacaaatggcggtcttatcgcttaaagcgagttcttccagacaacctttgggtggaaggttAGGGGACCAACTTCCAACTGTACCGCCACACAGCTAAATGTCACCATttaccctctgctggtccccgcctgcgatactttccattaacattggggcttgttttcatctttttaacgtgcagtcgggttttttgtttgtttatagttatatttttttattatgtgttATAATCGTTAGATAGCTACTGACAAGCTATCGTTAGATagagtattgaaactggcagtaagtagAACAACAACAACGcattatttatcaattatcTGGTCTCCCTTCCAAAGACGCTGGAAGCTTTCCCATTACGTGGGGGTTGTGGGCATTAAGGGGGAAGGCCCATCTCGCGTTCTTCATTACACACTATTACTTACGGCACCGCATGCTCTCCCTTCTTACATATCACTTCCTCTTCCAGAGACCCTCGAGGGCGAGCTCTCCCGCTGCGTGGGCGTGGCGGGCACTAAGGGCCCATCTCGCGTTTTTCATTACACACTATTACTTACGGTATTAACTGCTCTCCCTTCCAGAGACCCTCGAGGGCGCGGAGGGCGCGTGCTCGCCAATgaaatagaatagatattctttattatacaaaattacaaaaaacttaaagcgagttcttccagacaacctttgggtggaaggttattttgatataaacgcttcatctatctatctatctataactctCTCTTCCAAGAGTTGACCTATTATTGTAAATCATATTTAGCATTAAgtattttctgaataaatattctattctattcttccAGAAACCCTCGAGGGCGAGCTATCCCGCTGCGTGGGCGTGGCGGGCGCGGAGGGGTCGTGcccggcgggcgcggcgctgcAGGCGGTCAAGGCGGTGGTGGCGCTGGCGGGAGCCGAGCCGCTGCACGTGACGCGCGCGTTACAGGCGTTCGCGCACGCCGCCGCCAACAACGTATGTACAGATGACGACGTGTGtagagataaataaataataaatatgtgataACATaacacacacggccatccgaccccaagctaggcagaacctgtgttatgggtgtcggacagctgatatatctacacaaatacatagatagatagatactaaatataaatatcaacacccaacacccgagtacaaatgtgtttaaacaaatatctgccacagccgggactcgaacccgggaccttcggctcagt
This window encodes:
- the LOC119692263 gene encoding protein SON isoform X1, whose protein sequence is MVDSDESFTDRRKLFKSVWNSGTVAERRNIISDISFRTMRLDTSGGGRRRRVRRLRRTKRGIGASRYLGSVILNPYSRTGVRKKRRGTVYRRRRASRVSRYYALAARAPSKRRRSGGRARSRRRSASRSGPARRVLSLAVRKRRARSTRRRRAPSAPRAASRRNRTPSRPNVTEAGEKIIYPRSYNNN
- the LOC119692263 gene encoding protein SON isoform X2, coding for MVDSDESFTDRRKLFKSVWNSGTVAERRNIIRTMRLDTSGGGRRRRVRRLRRTKRGIGASRYLGSVILNPYSRTGVRKKRRGTVYRRRRASRVSRYYALAARAPSKRRRSGGRARSRRRSASRSGPARRVLSLAVRKRRARSTRRRRAPSAPRAASRRNRTPSRPNVTEAGEKIIYPRSYNNN
- the LOC119692263 gene encoding protein SON isoform X3; the protein is MRLDTSGGGRRRRVRRLRRTKRGIGASRYLGSVILNPYSRTGVRKKRRGTVYRRRRASRVSRYYALAARAPSKRRRSGGRARSRRRSASRSGPARRVLSLAVRKRRARSTRRRRAPSAPRAASRRNRTPSRPNVTEAGEKIIYPRSYNNN